Genomic window (Synechococcus sp. LA31):
TGGTCGCGGTGGCTGTAGAGAAGGCTGTCATTGGCATCGAGTAGGAACGTGCCGCCCCGCTGGGTGATGAAGTCGTCGCGGGGCACATAGGTGCGCCAGTTGCTGAGCACCTCGTTCATGTTGCGCAAGCGCACCGTGGCCAGCTCGAACGGCCGCTGGAAGCCTTCGCCTCCCGCCCAGCGAAACAAGGGGCTATTGATCCGCTGAGGGGCGTTGCGGTCGCCGATGTAGCCGCGAAACACCTCCGCCAGCGTTCCGGGGGAACCGATTCCGGCGCACATCAGCAACAGCCCGGGCCAGGCTCCGCCGGGGCTCTGCAGGCCCTCGTACAGGCCCAGTTCTCGATGCAGCAGTGGTTCTGGATCCACCTGGAGGTTGGCCCGCGGGAAGCCTGTGTAGTGGCAGAAGCGATCGGCGCCGGGGTCGTCGCCGATGGCGATGGCCAGGGTGCTGATCCCGGCAGCCTCAAGTTGCGGCAGTGCAGGCACAAGCGCCTGGGCGTATTCCATGGAGTCGAAGTCGCCCAGCTGGGTGAGCAGCAGCACCAGGCGGCGCCCGCTCTCCAGGCCTGGGGTCTGCCGCAGACGTTGCAGCAGGGGGGCGGGCGCTTGCATGCCAGCAGGGGTGGCGGGTGGCACAAACTACCCAGGCTTCTCCAACCGTATGGATCGCCGCCACTGGCTGCTGTTGTTGGCCGCCGCCGTCTGCATCGCCGGCCTTGTGCTTTGGATCGGGGAGATCGATCTGGGGATGGAGGAGTCGATCACCCCCACACCTGTTCCTGCCACCACCACTCAGCCATGACCGCCCTGCTGCTCACCCTCACCCTGGCGTTGTTCCATCTGATGGGGCCCGTGCCCGCCGATCTGGGGGTGCACAACGGGGCCCTATCGCCCTGCGAAAGCACAGCCCATTGCGCCCGCGCCGAGTGGGCGGTGGCTGATCCCCAGACGGCGCTGGCTGCCCTGACCCCGGTGATTGCAGCCACGCCACGCACCGAGATCGTGGAGCAGGCCGATGGCTACCTGCATGCCACGGCCACCAGTGCCTTCTTCGGCTTTGTTGATGATCTGGAGCTCTACGCCGATTCCACAACAGGCGTGCTGCAGGCCCGCTCGCTCTCGCGGCTGGGGGATTCGGATCTTGGGGTGAATGCGAAGCGGTTGGCGGCTCTGCGGGAGCAGCTGGGCTGAGCTTTCCCGCTGTGACAGCGCATCTCGATCGCGTTGACACCACCCATCAACCTGCAGAGCCTGCGTGAAGAGCAATGCAATGACATGAACGGCGCTCAGGTTTTGGTGAAGCTGCTCGAGCAGCATGGTGTGACCCATGTGTTCGGAATCCCCGGGGCCAAAGTCGACAGCGTGTTCGAGGCCCTGCTCGATTCCTCGATTGAGCTGGTGCTGTGTCGCCACGAGCAGAACGCGGCCTTCATGGCCCAGGCCGTGGGACGTATGACCGGCACGGTGGGTGTGTGCCTGGTGACCTCCGGCCCGGGGGTGACCAACCTCGTGACCGGCCTGGCCACGGCAACGTCTGAAGGGGATCCTGTGCTGGCCATCGGCGGCGAGGTGCCGATCGACGACCGCTTTAAACACACCCATCAGGCCCTCGATGGGGTGGATGTGATGCGGCCGGTGTCGAAATACGCCCAGTCGGCACTCTCCATTCACAGCCTGCCGGAGGTGTTTGGCAATGCCGTGCGCGCTGCTGAGAGCGGGCGGCCCGGTGCGGCCTTTCTGGGCTTGCCCAAGGATGTGGGGCTGGCTGAGTTCCCTGGTGAGCTGTCGCCTGGGTGGGCGCGGCCCATCGTTCAAGGGCAGGCAGCAGCGGCTGAAATCAGCCGCGCCGCTGAGCTGATCAATGCCAGCTCCCGCCCGCTGCTGCTGCTTGGGATGCAGGCGTCGCAGGGGCCCTTGGCTGAGTCGCTGCAGGGCTTTATTCGCAGCACAGGTCTTCCCTATTGCGCCACGTTTCAGGGGCCCGGGGCTTGGGTGGCCCCAGATCAGTTCGCCGGCCGGGTTGGTCTGTTCCGCAATCAGCCAGCCGATCACCTGCTCGATGCCGCCGATTGCGTGATCACGGTGGGTTTTGATGCGATTGAGTTTGATCCGAGCCTCTGGAACAGCGGCAACAACCGCTCCCTAGTGGCGATTGATGTGTTGGCACCGGATCAGGATCAGGCTTTCCTGCCGAGCGCCGAGTTGATCGGCGGCATCGATGCCAACCTCACCGCCTTGGCGCCGTTGATCAAGGTGACGGTGGAGGAGGCCTTCCGCCGCAGTGGAGATACTGCTGCCGCCGAGCTTCATGCCACGGCGGCTGAGGGTGCCCAGCTTGGAGGCACGCCCCTGCATCCGCTGCGGGTGATTCATGAATTGCGTCAGGTGGTCACCCCCGACACCACCCTGGCGCTGGATGTGGGCTCCCACTACATCTGGATGAATCGCTACTTCCCTGCCGGCCATGCCCGGCAGGTGCTGGTAAGCAATGGTCAGCAGACCCTGGGTGTGGCCTTGCCCTGGGCGATGGCCACCAATCTCTGCCGCCCCGGCCAGCCGGTGATCTCCGTATCGGGCGATGGCGGGTTCCTGTTCACCGCCACGGAACTGCAAACGGCCACGCGGATCGGTAGCCGTTTCGTGCACCTCATCTGGAACAGCGGCAGCTACAACATGGTGGCCTTCCAGGAGCAGGCCCATTACGGCCGTACAGCTGGTGTGCAGCTCGGCACGTACAACGTGGAAGCCTTCGCCGAAGCTTTTGGCTGCAAGGGCTATCGCATCACGGCAGCCGATCAGCTGGGGCCAGTGCTGCGGGAAGCGCTGCAGCAAACCGTGCCTGTGCTGATTGATATTCCGATCGATTACTCCCAGAACCTCAAACTGATGCAAAACGTGCATCAAGACTTCATTCACTGAGGGAGCGATTCCGATGACATGCTGCCCGGATTCCCACCACGAGCTCCATGTGCGCCTCGGTGATGGGTTGTATGGAGCTCTCCAGGAGCGCTGTCGGCGCACCGGTGAAAGTGCGAGCCATGTGATGCGTGAGGCCCTGGCTGAATGCCTGGATCTCGAGCATCACACCATCTATCAGGTGTCCACCTCCGGCGCCCTGGTGCAGGGGATCTATCAAGGCTGCGTCACCGTTGGTGATCTGCTCAAACACGGCAACTTCGGCCTTGGCACCTTCGATGGGCTCGATGGTGAGGGGATCCTGCTGGATGGGATCTGCTGGCAGGCCCGCTCCGATGGCACGGTGCAGCAAGCGCCCAACGATGCGCTGGCGCCGTTCTGGGCGGTGACGCAGTTTCAGGCTGATCACACCGATCGCCTCACGGATCTCACCAGTTGGGCTGATCTCACCAGCCGGCTCGATCAACTCCGCGACAACGCCAACTTGTTTGTGGCGATTCGCCTGCGCGGGGTGTTCGAGCGGATCCGCTATCGGGTGGCCTGCAAAGCGGAAGCCGGCGTTGACCTGGTGAGTGCCACCAACGCCCAGGCGATGTTTGATCTGGAGCATGTGACAGGCACATTAGTCGGCTTCTGGACCCCCACCTACGCCCGCACGATCAACGTGCCGGGCTATCACCTACATCTGCTCAGCGACGATCACCGCCACGCCGGCCACGTGCTCGAACTGCAGAGCCGTGAGCTGCAGCTTGAGCTGCATCGCGAAAGCCATCTGCAGCTGGTGCTGCCAGAAACGCCGGCGTTTCTCAAGGCCGATCTGAGCGGGGATCCGGCGGCAGCCCTGGCCAAGGC
Coding sequences:
- a CDS encoding peroxiredoxin-like family protein yields the protein MQAPAPLLQRLRQTPGLESGRRLVLLLTQLGDFDSMEYAQALVPALPQLEAAGISTLAIAIGDDPGADRFCHYTGFPRANLQVDPEPLLHRELGLYEGLQSPGGAWPGLLLMCAGIGSPGTLAEVFRGYIGDRNAPQRINSPLFRWAGGEGFQRPFELATVRLRNMNEVLSNWRTYVPRDDFITQRGGTFLLDANDSLLYSHRDQGILGFSATMSRPLSFLDPWISG
- a CDS encoding DUF1499 domain-containing protein, whose protein sequence is MTALLLTLTLALFHLMGPVPADLGVHNGALSPCESTAHCARAEWAVADPQTALAALTPVIAATPRTEIVEQADGYLHATATSAFFGFVDDLELYADSTTGVLQARSLSRLGDSDLGVNAKRLAALREQLG
- the alsS gene encoding acetolactate synthase AlsS — its product is MTPPINLQSLREEQCNDMNGAQVLVKLLEQHGVTHVFGIPGAKVDSVFEALLDSSIELVLCRHEQNAAFMAQAVGRMTGTVGVCLVTSGPGVTNLVTGLATATSEGDPVLAIGGEVPIDDRFKHTHQALDGVDVMRPVSKYAQSALSIHSLPEVFGNAVRAAESGRPGAAFLGLPKDVGLAEFPGELSPGWARPIVQGQAAAAEISRAAELINASSRPLLLLGMQASQGPLAESLQGFIRSTGLPYCATFQGPGAWVAPDQFAGRVGLFRNQPADHLLDAADCVITVGFDAIEFDPSLWNSGNNRSLVAIDVLAPDQDQAFLPSAELIGGIDANLTALAPLIKVTVEEAFRRSGDTAAAELHATAAEGAQLGGTPLHPLRVIHELRQVVTPDTTLALDVGSHYIWMNRYFPAGHARQVLVSNGQQTLGVALPWAMATNLCRPGQPVISVSGDGGFLFTATELQTATRIGSRFVHLIWNSGSYNMVAFQEQAHYGRTAGVQLGTYNVEAFAEAFGCKGYRITAADQLGPVLREALQQTVPVLIDIPIDYSQNLKLMQNVHQDFIH
- the budA gene encoding acetolactate decarboxylase; the encoded protein is MTCCPDSHHELHVRLGDGLYGALQERCRRTGESASHVMREALAECLDLEHHTIYQVSTSGALVQGIYQGCVTVGDLLKHGNFGLGTFDGLDGEGILLDGICWQARSDGTVQQAPNDALAPFWAVTQFQADHTDRLTDLTSWADLTSRLDQLRDNANLFVAIRLRGVFERIRYRVACKAEAGVDLVSATNAQAMFDLEHVTGTLVGFWTPTYARTINVPGYHLHLLSDDHRHAGHVLELQSRELQLELHRESHLQLVLPETPAFLKADLSGDPAAALAKAEGDHP